The region GTGCTTTACAATAGTGCCTGAACACGAGTTAGTCGAAATGGCCACTGAAGGTTTAGACTATTCCATTAGGAAAAAGTTAGATACCCAACATCTAAGAGACATGGTCCAATTAGCAGATAGGGTTCGACAGGTCGAACGCTTAAAATCTGAAAAGGCCAGAGCGAATAAGAATTATAAGAAAGAGAGGGTTGCTTATTTCGAATTTGAAGACGGAGAGTCTGAAATCACTGAAGATCCTTATGGTCTTGAGGAATTCGAAGTAGATTTGGCTGAATTGAAAGAAGCACCACCCTATGCCTGCAAATTACTTACACCTTCGAATGGCAGAAACCCGGTCGAAACTGAAAAGAATGATAGATTTCCCAAAAAGACTTACACATTTGATGTCACCAAAGGTGACGAGATCTTCGATTTATTAGTTAAAGATGGCCAAATGATAGTGCCTCCTAATACCAAAATTCATCCGTTAGAACAACGAAAGAAAAGAGGCTTCTGTAAATATTACAATTTTTTAGGCCATAAAACTTCACAAtgctttcttttcagggatcttattCAGAACACAATCAGGGATGGTCGCCTCAAGTTCGCTGACAAAGGGAAAAACCAGatgaaaattgataatgatccCCTCAACATTGTTGAGACAAACTATGCTGAACCGGTCGATATCAACATGATCGACGTAGGGGAAGTGGAGGTTGTAAAGGCAACAAGAACTGGAGGCTATACGCTGGATAGAGAGCAGGCTACTGATGGCCTAAGTAACGATGTTTCCTTTGGAATCTCTGTCAAAGGTAAACAGGTTGCTAACGTCGAACCAAGGGCCACAGAAGGTCTCAAGGGGAAAGCAACCGAGGCTACTGAGGGCCTAAGAAAGAAGTTCGAGGCAATTTCAATCATTGATGGCGCCAGTCTAGGTGTCAACATGGTAGATCTGAAGCAACCCCCCCCCAGAAATGGAGGAAGTGGAGGAATGTTTGAAGATGGAGCAAGAAGGGATGAAGTTTGGCTATCCCAAAGCCAACGAAAGCCTACGTAAATATCTCTGGAGATGTCACAAAAAGAATGTTGACATGTTGCTATGCCCAAGATGCAGCATCAGGATATCTCGAAGGGTGACTGAGGATTACGAGAGATGGCAACGAATAAAGACCGAAAGAAACTGGAGGAAGGAAAGCCAATTACAGAAGGTGTATCCCACGCCAGGAGAAAGCCTTCTTGGTTTCATTGTGCAGTGCTACAAATATGAAACAGAATGCTTGATGTGTCCCAGGCGTGGGGCAGTGTACAACAGAGAATTAGCTGAAGCATTCGAAAGAATCCCATATGACCAAGGTTGGGACGGACATGGAGGTAACCCAAACATGTATAGCTTAGACAAGAGGGGAGCACCTAGGAGGCCAGATAGCCCTCACCCAAGGGCGAAGAGAGTTATGTTTAAACTGCCAGCAGAAGTCCCTGAGGACAAATGGACTCAGGCGGGACCAAAGAAAGGAAAGTTGAGAAGTTTCGAGGATGGAGGAAGAACCTCTTGGGCGTACAGAAAACAATTTCAGGCGTCCAAGAGAGAGGCTATCAGGCTAGAAAATTACAAAGGAAAAAACCCTATGTCAAGATCCCAGTGGAGAAGACATCAGAGGATGAGGAAAGCAGAAAGAGAGATGAATCTAAAAGAGACTGGAGAATCCAGCAGCGTCAAGGTTCCCCCAAATATCATGGATTCGACTAAACCACCCGTAGGAAGGAAGTTATTTCCAGATGAAAACATAAGTCAGAAGGTTCAGAAGGAACAAGTAAGAGAGGAGGAAATGCTCACAGAAGACTTCGAGTCCGACGGAGTGTCTTCTGTTAATATGAATTGCAACGTAGTCTCAGTCCTGCCGTACGAGTATAACCAGGAAACAGAGGTTGAAGATAATGAGGAAGCGGATGCGGCAGAGATGGCGAAGCATCAACCAGTGTGTTACTATGTTCTGAACAGTGGCGTTGTCGAAGAGCAGAACACTATTTTCGAAAGGCCTCACCAGGGGATGCAGAGTCACCTCAAGCCCCTATACATTAGGGCCAAAGTTGGACAGGTGGGAGTGAATAAAGTCTTGGTGGAAGGAGGAGCAGCAGTCAATTTGATGCCCCAATTCATGTTGAAAAAGATAGGTATGTTCGACACTGATGTCAAACCTCACAACATGGTATTGTCAAATTATGAGGGTAAGATAGGACAGACGCTGGGCGTCATACTAGTGGACCTGACTGTTGGGTCAATCACAAGACCAACAATGTTTATGGTAATACCTGCAAAAGAAAATTACAACTTACTACTAGGGAGAGAATAGATACATGGAATAGGGGCGGTCCCTTCGACCATGCATCAAAGAATATCTATCTGGAGAGAAGATGGCGTGGTAGAGAATGTCGAAGCTGACCAAAGTTACTTCATGGCAGAAGTAAACCATGTGgacaagagaaacttcgacagGAACTTGGCGCACATAGGACCATGTTACCCAGCCGAAGAAGGCTGCGCCCCAAATAAAGATGCCTTGAACTTCTTGACTCTCCACCCAAATGGCTTTCAGTGGGATAGGGAGATTATGGGAGACCCAGAAGAAGGGGAATCATCTGAAATACGGCCAACGGGCTGGGATGAAGACCCGTACTATGACTGAGTCTTCTTTCCTCGAAAAGATTTCGGCCTACATGGCTGAGAACAAAATACAAGCGACTCTCGAAGCCGAGATAACAAACATGGCTAACAAAGCCACATATGATGAAATCTATAATACAGGACCGGGGGAGTTCTCTAAACCAAAACCCCCTGACGAACAAATACCTGTGGAACCAACAGAACAGAGGTTAGACGCCATCTACAATGAAGAGCCTCTGGGATTTGAAAAAGATCCAGTAACGTCAAGTGCAAAGATGTTAGCGCAAGATCCTCTCGAAGAGATTGATCTCGGAAATGGAAGTGCAAAAAGAATTACCTACATCAGCGCTAAACTGGACCCCAAGTTAAAAGTGAGAGTTATTGAAATGCTAAGAAAAAACAAAGATTGCTTCGCTTGGGATTATGACAAGATGCCTGGTTTGAAGAGGGACTTGGTCGAATTAAAGCTGCCTATTAAGGATGGCAAGAAGCCCATCAAGCAGAATCCAAGAAGATTCGCCCCAGAAATCCTCTCAAAGATCAAAAAAGAGGTCAAAAGACTTCTCCGTTGCAATTTCATCAGGACCACAAGGTATATCGATTGGATTGCAAATATAGTCCCTGTTATCAAGAAAAATGGCTCTTTGCGAGTATGTATATATTTTCGTGATCTAAATGCAGCAACTCCTAAAGATGGGTATCCAATGCCTGTGGCAGAGATGCTGGTTGACTCAGCCGCAGGCTATGAATATCTCAGCatgcttgatggatattctggctATAACCAGATTTTCATTGCAGAAGAAGATGTTTCTAAAACAACTTTTCGATGTCCAGGGGCAATAGGCACTTATGAGTGGATAGTTATGCCTTTTGGCCtaaaaaacgctggggcaacataccAGCAAACAATGAATTCTATATTCCATGATTATATAGAGACATTTATGCAAGTGTACATAGATGACATTGTGATAAAAACTACGTCAGATGAAGATCATCTAACCCATCTCAGCTaatcattcgaaagaatgagaaaacaTGGCTTAAAAATGAATCCTCTTAAGTGTGCATTCTTTGTGCAGGCTAGAGATTTTCTGGGCTTTGTGGTCCACAAAAAGGGGATAGAAATCAATCAGAACAAGACGAAGGCTATTATGGAGACCAAAGCACCATCAACCAAAAAAGAATTGAAATCATTATTAGGAAAGATAAACTTCCTAAGAAGATTCATTTCGAATTTAAGTGGTCGAACTCAAGCCTTCTCTCCCCTTCTGCGCCTGAAACAAGGGAAGTTCGAATGGAATGACGAACATcaaaaggcattcgacaagatcAAACATTATCTGATAAACCCTCCTATCTTGGCACCACCATGTGGAAAGAAGCCTATGAGACTGTATATATCAGCCTCCGACACTACCATAGGTAGCATGTTGGCGCAAGAGAATGAagatggcgtcgaaagagccatttattatcttAGTAGGGTTTTAAATGATGCATAAACTAGATACACTTCAATAGAAAAGTTGTGTCTTTGTTTGCATTTCTCTTGTACTAAACTCAAGTATTATATAAAACCTACTGATTTATACGTCTCTTCGCATTTTGATGTCATcaagtatatgttatctaagcCAATAATGCACAGTCGAATTGGCAAATGGGCTTTAGCACTCACTGAATACTCTTTAACCTTTATGCCTTTAAGGGCAATGAAGGGACAAATAGTATCAGACTTTATTGTAGACCATGCAGTGGTCGAAAATCCTCAACTTCAAGTTCAGTTGAAACCTTGGAAATTATTCTTCGACGGTTCCACTCATAAGGATGGAAGTGGGGTTGGGATAATGTTAATTTCTCCTGACGAaattccaacaaaactcaaatatAGAATTGAAGGTCCCCTTTGTTCTAACAACGAAGTAGAATATGAAGCCCTTATTGTAGGACTTGAGgctttgttggaattgggggcaactagggtcgaaattaaaggagactcagaattagtaatcaagcaactgacgaaggagtacaaatgtataaaagaaaatttgattatgTACTTCGTCATTGCAAATAGGTTACTCAAAAAATTCGAATACATCGACATAAAACATATCCCTAGAATAAAAAACCAAGAGGCTAATGACTTAGCACAAATAGCTTCAGGGTATAGAATTTCAAAAGAGAAGCTAGAAGAACTTGTCGAAGTAAGAGGAAAGGCAATGGCTGCCAGATTGTCTCCGACAGATTTGGAAAGCACCCAGTTAGGATATGCTAACAAAGAGGAGTTTGAAGTATTGGCCATTGATACCTTAATAGATACAGAGTGGAGGAATCCAATTATTAATTATCTCAAGGACCCTTCGACAGAAACATAAAGGAAAACCAAGTACAGGGCTTTATCTTATGTGTTGATAGGGAATGAATTATTCAAGAAAACCCCTAAAGGGATCCTGTTGAAATGCTTAGGAGAAAGCGAAACTTACTTGGCATTATCTAGTGTACATAGTGGAGCTTGTGGAGCACACCAGgcaggccataagatgaaatggttgcTTTTCAGATATGGAATGTATTGGCCCACCATGTTAAAAGATTGTATAGAATTTGGTAAGGGTTGCCAAGAATGTCAAATACATGCAGGAATTCAACATGCTCCTGCAAGTGAGCTTCATACAATTATTAAGCCTTGGCCTTTCAGAAGGTGGGCATTAGATCTAATTGGGGAAATTAGACCCAATTCACCCAAAGGTCAAAGATACATACTTGTAGGAAttgactatttcactaaatgggCCGAAGCAGTACCTTTagtaaatgtggatcaagaaaCTGTTATCGAATTCATTCAAAGGAAAATTTTATACAGATTTGGAATCCTAGAAAgtataacaacagatcaaggatcagtttttactggtcgaaagatgcaagagtttgcaaaggaaatgggtttcaaactgttaacatccacaccctattatgctcaagccaatgggcaagTCGAAGCAGCCAATAAAGTAATAATTGGTTTAATCAAAAAGCATGTAGGGAAAAAGCCaaaaaattggcacaaaactTTAGACCAAGCACTCTGGGCTTGTCGAACCTCCCCTAAAGAAGCCACTAACACTACACCTTTCCAGCTTACATTTGGACATGATGCAGTACTACCTGTCGAAGTCTACTTGCAATCAGTGAGAATCCAAAGACAAGGAGAAATTCCATCTGACTTATACTGGGAAATGATGATAAATGAGCTGGTGGATTTGGACGAAGAAAGGTTGCATGCGTTAGAAGTATTAAGAAGACAAAAGGAGAGGGTAGCAAGGGCATACAATAAGAGGGTCAAAGGTAAAACCTTCACTATGAATGATTTAGTTTGGAAAGTCATATTACCTATGGATCGAAAGAATAAGGCATTAGGAAAATGGTCTCCACATTGGGAAGGACCTTTTCGAATTTTAAAAGCCTTTTCAAACAATACATACGAAATAGAAGAACTAACAGAGGATCGAAGAATCCTAAAagtaaatggaaaatacttaaaGAAGTATAAACCATTTATGCACGAAGTTAGAATCATAACAACATAGTAAGTAAAGAACTATCATGGCCAAAATGGTGAAGATATTTAAACTCCAAATATGTGCCAAAATGGCTTTCGTCTTAATCAAGTTACAAGTAAACAAGAGTCGAATAAAGCAAATACAGGAGGAAATCAAAAAGGAATAGTGGCCCTCATCCGATCATATTTTTTCTTCGCCAAGCCAATCTTATACTGAACAGCCGCTTGAACTCCTCTGAGGCGTGCAATATCTTCGTTCATAGCCGTAGCCTTTTCGACATGATCTACGCTTTGCTTCGCCAGATCATCAGCTTCACTACTATCCAAGCTTCAGATAGCAGCCTGCTTCGCCTTAGCGTCAGAAATCTTCTTATGCAATTTTGCAATATGAGATTCCCAGAGACGTATCGAAGCAGTGTAAGTGTCGAACTCTGCTTGGGCTGATTTTCTAGAAGCGACTAACTCCTCAGAAGCTTGTGAAGTTCGAAGGGCATTGTCAAACTCAATGGCTTGAGCTTTTTCAGTCGATAGAAGCTTAGCTTTGGCGTCCACATCCCTATGATATTCAGCACACACTTGGTCAATGAGGTTCTGAATATCAATAAGGGATTCACCTACATTAGTGGGGCAAGCAGTGATGTTAATCTTGCTTATCAGCTTCTTTATGCTAAAGCTCGCCCCCATATTATTCCTTAATTCGTCAAAGAGATTTACATCAAAAACTGTCTTCTTCACCTGCTGAAGGAGTTCGTCATGTGATGCTTTGTTTGCACTAGCACCAGAATGGGTCGAAGCTCCAGAAATACTTTGCTCTGAAGAAGACTCTCTTTGAGCCATCATTAACCTCACATACTTGAGGGGATCATTTTGTTTTAAAGCTCTTTTCTCCTCCTCAGTAAGTGGTATAGGTGAAGTCTGGGTGATGGATGGTCGAACTTTAGTTGAAGTTGGGACCGTGTCGACGCTGGCATTGCCAGTTCCAGTTTGATTTCCCTCAGTATGAGCTTCTCCCACATTCATGACTTCATCTTCCTGAAAATACCCCTCAATCTCATCTGAATCCTGATCATCCTCATCAGCATCATCTAAAGGGAACGCAACTCTGGCAGGAGAATTACTAGGAGTATCCTCAGAGTCTTCTTTCCCTGTTGAGTCCTTCTCGTCAACGTGTTTCGAATCTCTTTTACCATCTTCACCAGGAGAAGAGGTTTCTTCTTCGTTTTGAGCGTTGTCTGCTTCAATATTTTGAGCTCCAGTCGAAGAGCCTTTATTTTGGATGGCACCGCTGATTGTCGGAGGAGGAGATAAATTCATGCCGCTCGAAGGATCACTTTGATTGGCAGTAGAAATGAGGGGAGTGGTGGCTTTGTCCTGAAAATAAAGTGTTAGAATAAAGTATGATTTTGTCGAAAGATAAAACACTTAAGGTCGAAGTATACCTGTTGAGCCTCAGGGTCGGAGGCATTGCTCCCAATGTGCTCCAGCGCTGTGCCACCAGAAGGCTGGGATGGAGTTTTCTTTGGAAGAGGAGGAAGAATGGTGGTTTCGACACCTTGTTGTTTATTTGGTTGGAAAGGGGCAACTGTTGCcttatttttcttttgttttttcttgAGTGGAGTTGGAGGagtatcctcttcatcatcttcgaCAAGAATTATATTAGCAGTAGAGGCTTTTCTTTTTATTGGATGTCAAAGGAGGCTTGCCACTACCCTGAAAAAGAAAATTATAAATAATTAGAAAAACACGATAGAGACAAAGAAGTTATTTGATGTAATACCTTTGAACTCTTCTTCGTTTTTTCTGGAGCGGCACCAGAAGGAACTCCCTGGCTTGAAGAGGTAGTTGGCCTGGAAGAAGTAGTCGAACTAGCCTTCGCCACAGGCTTTTCTTTCTCCGCCACCTTTCTTTCGACAACTAAAGAAGGATGTGAGTTAGTTGAAACATGCAAATGTTTAAAAGATTGGAAAAAAGATGAAAGGGAGTTGTAAAACCAAGAAATCCAAACATTCCACACCTTCACATGTCGGAGAAGTAATTCTCACTG is a window of Lathyrus oleraceus cultivar Zhongwan6 chromosome 6, CAAS_Psat_ZW6_1.0, whole genome shotgun sequence DNA encoding:
- the LOC127095635 gene encoding uncharacterized protein LOC127095635 translates to MLKDCIEFGKGCQECQIHAGIQHAPASELHTIIKPWPFRRWALDLIGEIRPNSPKGQRYILVGIDYFTKWAEAVPLVNVDQETVIEFIQRKILYRFGILERKKPKNWHKTLDQALWACRTSPKEATNTTPFQLTFGHDAVLPVEVYLQSVRIQRQGEIPSDLYWEMMINELVDLDEERLHALEVLRRQKERVARAYNKRVKGKTFTMNDLVWKVILPMDRKNKALGKWSPHWEGPFRILKAFSNNTYEIEELTEDRRILKVNGKYLKKYKPFMHEVRIITT